Below is a genomic region from Jiangella gansuensis DSM 44835.
TCCCGCAGCGCAGCAGCGCGAACGCGTACGCCACGTCCGTTCCCGCCGTGACGTCCAAGGACTCGATCTCGAACAGGGCTCCATTCGCCTGCCACTGGAAGAACGGCGGCCAGGTCGCGCTGTACGCGTCGATGCCGCGAACGCCCTCGTTGGGTGGCGGCACATCGAACATCACAATGTCGTCGGCGTGGTCGGCCAGGACTGTGTCCAGGTCGCCGGCGTGTACGGCGGCCGCCCATCGCGTGATCAACGCGCGGATGCTGTCGTGGTCATCGGTCATGGTCCTGTGCCCTTCCTGCCGTCGCGGTATCGCTGACAGAACAGACTCCGGCGGTCGGTGCTTCTCATCGCACCGGTGCACGTCGCCGTCCGCGACACCTGCGCCGTCCGTCCCCTCACCTGCGGCTTCGACTCGGGTGCGACGCGAAATCGGATTGCGGGTCCTCGGTCGGTCGCCGTAGCGTCAGCCCCCGATGAACAAGACACCACAGGTCCCGCCGGTGCCCGACCGGAAGCTGGCTGACGCAGCGCTGGTGCGCAGGTTGATCGCTGCTCAGTTCCCCCAGTGGTCCGGGCTGCGGGTCCGTCCGGTCGACGCGCAGGGCTGGGACAACTGCACGTTCCGGCTCGGCGACGACATGCTGGTGCGGCTGCCGACCGCCGAGGAGTACGCGCTGGCGGTGGAGAAGGAGCAGCGATGGCTGCCGGTCTTCGCTCCCGCGCTGCCGGTGCCGGTCCCGCAGCCGCTGGCTCGAGGCGTCCCCGATGAAGGCTTCCCGCACAGCTGGTCGGTCTACGGATGGCTCGACGGCGAGCCCGCGAGCCGCGCCGTCATCGAGGACCTGACGGCGTTCGCCATCGATCTCGCGGAGTTTCTCGTGTGTCTGCGGCGGATCGATCCAACTGGCGGGCCAGAGCCGGGCCTGCACAATTGGTTCCGCGGCGGACCCGTGGCGAGGTATGACCAGATGGCTCGGCAAGCCCTGGCGACCTTGGACGGCGTGATCCGAACCGACGCCGCAGCGGACGTTTGGGAGCGGGCGGTGCAGGCGCCGTGGGACGGTCGGCTGGTCTGGTTCCACGGCGACGTGGCCAGCGGAAACCTCCTGGTGCAGGACGGCGTGCTCGCGGCCGTCATCGACTTCGGCACCTGCGGAGTCGGTGACCCGGCGTGTGATCTGGCGGTCGCCTGGACCCTGCTGTCCGGCAAGAGCCGACAGGTGTTCAGGGAGCGGCTGGGTGTCGATGACGCCACGTGGTTGCGTGGACAGGGCTGGGCGCTCTGGAAAGCGTTGGTCGGATGCGCCGGAGCAGTGCACGACGGCGAGCGCCCGCCGGCGGACACGTTCGCCGTCCTCGAGCAGATCATCGCCACCCACGAACTGCAGGACTGACCGGCTGACCACCG
It encodes:
- a CDS encoding nuclear transport factor 2 family protein — protein: MTDDHDSIRALITRWAAAVHAGDLDTVLADHADDIVMFDVPPPNEGVRGIDAYSATWPPFFQWQANGALFEIESLDVTAGTDVAYAFALLRCGTPEELSRDPANRLRLTLGLRKEHGRWVVAHEHHSFPDVSQ
- a CDS encoding aminoglycoside phosphotransferase family protein, whose amino-acid sequence is MNKTPQVPPVPDRKLADAALVRRLIAAQFPQWSGLRVRPVDAQGWDNCTFRLGDDMLVRLPTAEEYALAVEKEQRWLPVFAPALPVPVPQPLARGVPDEGFPHSWSVYGWLDGEPASRAVIEDLTAFAIDLAEFLVCLRRIDPTGGPEPGLHNWFRGGPVARYDQMARQALATLDGVIRTDAAADVWERAVQAPWDGRLVWFHGDVASGNLLVQDGVLAAVIDFGTCGVGDPACDLAVAWTLLSGKSRQVFRERLGVDDATWLRGQGWALWKALVGCAGAVHDGERPPADTFAVLEQIIATHELQD